A part of Pirellulales bacterium genomic DNA contains:
- a CDS encoding MFS transporter has translation MSVRTRLSIMMFLQYFVWGSWGVAAGTYMVETLRFPGKNVGWIYNSLAIAAMISPLLVGYVADRFFATEKILSFLHIVGGGLLIAAAQQTEFPRLMAVMVAYAICFMPTLALTNSISFHNIRDPQREFPAIRVWGTIGWIAAGLVVGILLGEKNKSFFQMAGGSSILLALYCLTLPHTPPGRRETSGDALGMGAIGLLREPSFAVFVGCSLLICIPLAFYYTFANTFLTETDMPVPTALQTTGQISEIFFMAAMPFFIRLLGVKNMLLVGMLAWVLRYWCFSTLTFNWVLLGLVLHGVCYDFFFVASQIYVDQRAPRHLRASAQSFIAFVTLGVGLFLGNQAAGYIVDRFPPPTFEVKKPSGAAAGWAVLPAWRSQEQYTGFWKYLDLSATVRQWLSPQSKQEQPPDFAQQNDKNKDGRIELSEVPEEWREQKKAQPSDDDLVYSGFPIRRLLHNFDQDEDAGVSRAEWRAAQAHKWSKIWLVPAAMAAATSLLFLIGFHDRPDRQTTEAMAEEAVLGPGEGPEPQVG, from the coding sequence ATGTCTGTCCGCACGCGTTTGTCGATCATGATGTTCTTGCAGTATTTCGTATGGGGTTCGTGGGGCGTCGCCGCCGGAACCTATATGGTCGAGACGCTGCGTTTTCCGGGTAAGAACGTCGGCTGGATCTACAACTCGCTGGCCATCGCGGCGATGATTTCGCCCTTGCTGGTCGGCTACGTCGCCGACCGGTTCTTCGCCACCGAAAAGATCCTTTCGTTTCTGCACATAGTCGGCGGCGGACTGCTGATCGCCGCCGCCCAACAGACCGAGTTTCCCAGGCTGATGGCGGTGATGGTGGCCTATGCCATCTGCTTCATGCCCACGCTGGCACTGACCAACTCGATCTCGTTTCACAACATCCGCGATCCGCAGCGCGAGTTTCCCGCTATCCGCGTGTGGGGAACGATCGGCTGGATTGCGGCGGGGCTGGTGGTGGGCATCTTGCTGGGCGAAAAGAACAAGTCCTTTTTCCAAATGGCCGGAGGCTCATCGATCTTGCTGGCTCTCTACTGCCTGACGTTGCCGCACACGCCGCCCGGGCGCCGCGAGACCTCCGGCGATGCCCTGGGCATGGGCGCGATCGGCCTGTTGCGGGAACCGTCGTTCGCCGTGTTTGTCGGCTGCTCGCTTTTGATTTGCATCCCGCTGGCCTTCTACTACACGTTCGCCAACACCTTTCTGACCGAGACCGACATGCCCGTGCCCACGGCCCTGCAAACGACCGGGCAGATCTCGGAGATTTTTTTCATGGCCGCCATGCCGTTTTTCATCCGCCTCCTGGGCGTCAAGAACATGCTGCTGGTGGGCATGTTGGCCTGGGTGCTGCGTTACTGGTGTTTTTCCACGCTCACGTTCAACTGGGTGCTGTTGGGACTGGTGCTGCACGGCGTGTGCTACGATTTCTTCTTCGTCGCCAGCCAGATCTACGTCGATCAGCGGGCGCCCCGGCACTTGCGGGCCAGCGCTCAGAGCTTCATCGCCTTCGTTACCTTGGGAGTCGGCCTTTTCTTGGGAAACCAGGCCGCCGGTTACATCGTCGATCGGTTTCCACCGCCTACCTTCGAGGTAAAAAAACCCAGCGGCGCCGCCGCGGGCTGGGCCGTGTTGCCGGCCTGGCGGTCGCAGGAGCAATACACGGGCTTCTGGAAGTACCTCGATCTCTCGGCCACCGTCCGCCAATGGCTGTCGCCGCAGAGCAAGCAGGAGCAGCCGCCCGACTTCGCCCAGCAGAACGACAAGAACAAAGACGGTCGCATCGAGCTTTCAGAGGTTCCCGAGGAATGGCGCGAGCAGAAAAAGGCCCAGCCGTCCGACGACGACCTGGTTTATTCCGGCTTTCCGATTCGCAGGTTGTTGCACAACTTCGACCAGGACGAAGATGCCGGCGTGAGCCGCGCCGAGTGGCGCGCGGCCCAGGCGCACAAATGGTCCAAGATCTGGCTGGTGCCTGCCGCCATGGCGGCCGCCACTTCGCTGTTGTTCCTGATCGGCTTCCACGATCGCCCCGACCGCCAGACGACCGAAGCCATGGCCGAAGAGGCGGTGCTGGGACCGGGCGAGGGCCCTGAGCCGCAAGTGGGGTAA
- the miaE gene encoding tRNA isopentenyl-2-thiomethyl-A-37 hydroxylase MiaE, protein MLSLKSSTSPHWLATAEQHLDEVLLDHAHCEKKAAGTAMNLIFAYVDRVELVKSLSPIVAEELDHFQRVKFNRSWRVCPRRL, encoded by the coding sequence ATGCTCAGTTTGAAATCGAGCACTTCGCCGCACTGGCTGGCGACTGCCGAACAGCATCTCGACGAGGTCTTGCTCGACCATGCCCACTGCGAGAAGAAAGCGGCGGGCACGGCGATGAACCTGATCTTCGCTTATGTCGACCGCGTCGAGCTGGTCAAATCGCTGTCGCCGATCGTGGCTGAAGAACTCGATCACTTTCAACGGGTGAAGTTCAATCGGTCTTGGCGGGTCTGCCCGCGGCGACTATAG
- a CDS encoding HEAT repeat domain-containing protein, giving the protein MNLRRAHPLLRDCILLAACCAVGCASAGPQPARKWYDPFGLFHKDEKEGPQYKVITSTERVKILRDLAKKAKTLPPPEQERATDELCQALPKEQDILVRAEMLRTIALFPGPRVEAMLKAGMRDADQDVRIACCDAWGTHGGSEANHVLCETLTGDTDRDVRMAAARGLAIMKDPQSVGPLVLALDDPDPAIQFRAMQSLKAITGKKYKSVKEWRDYSEGNPPKPPSVAARWKRWF; this is encoded by the coding sequence ATGAATCTGCGCCGTGCCCATCCACTGCTGCGCGATTGCATTCTGCTGGCGGCCTGCTGCGCGGTCGGCTGCGCATCGGCCGGTCCTCAGCCGGCCCGTAAATGGTACGACCCTTTCGGACTATTCCATAAGGACGAAAAGGAAGGGCCCCAGTACAAGGTCATCACCTCCACGGAACGGGTCAAAATTTTGCGGGACCTGGCTAAAAAGGCGAAAACGCTCCCGCCCCCGGAACAAGAACGCGCCACCGACGAGCTCTGCCAGGCGCTGCCCAAGGAACAAGACATTCTGGTGCGGGCGGAGATGCTACGGACCATCGCCCTGTTTCCCGGCCCACGTGTGGAAGCGATGCTCAAAGCCGGCATGCGCGACGCCGACCAGGACGTGCGCATCGCCTGCTGCGACGCCTGGGGCACCCACGGGGGAAGCGAGGCCAACCACGTGCTCTGCGAAACGCTCACGGGCGATACCGATCGAGACGTGCGGATGGCGGCGGCCAGGGGCCTGGCGATCATGAAAGACCCGCAATCGGTGGGTCCGCTAGTGCTCGCCTTGGACGACCCCGATCCGGCCATTCAATTCCGCGCCATGCAGTCGCTGAAGGCGATTACCGGCAAGAAATACAAGTCGGTGAAGGAATGGCGCGACTACTCCGAGGGAAATCCGCCCAAACCACCCTCCGTCGCAGCGCGATGGAAACGATGGTTTTGA
- a CDS encoding GGDEF domain-containing protein: MDVLSQILVWVLASVAASLAAGFFIGRTTTHSEQERRAMRERENSLRALIEVLRSVQELSTDVDNRNSEMAEVRRHVDDIRVTGELEVIRQEILGQIKTILDSNQKLEEDLTFARCRMEEQAEELDRTRREAHTDALSGVANRKAFDDKLKLLFGYHRRDGIAFALMLADLDRFKWINDTYGHQAGDRVIAQLGRLLSELVREGDFVARFGGDEFAVLLPHCDAETALKVADRIRLAATRANFGVSSEQTAVTVSVGVALARHGDTAESLFKRADEALYSSKKGGRNQVQCENPFAASLTVLPVPADSLSTPQPV; the protein is encoded by the coding sequence ATGGACGTACTCTCGCAAATTCTCGTTTGGGTGCTCGCCAGCGTGGCTGCCAGCCTGGCGGCCGGCTTCTTTATCGGCCGCACAACCACTCATTCCGAGCAAGAGCGGCGGGCGATGCGCGAACGAGAGAACTCGTTGCGGGCGCTCATCGAAGTGCTTCGCAGCGTGCAAGAACTGAGCACCGACGTCGACAACCGCAATAGCGAAATGGCCGAAGTTCGCCGGCACGTTGACGATATTCGCGTCACCGGCGAGCTGGAAGTCATTCGGCAGGAGATCCTGGGGCAAATCAAGACGATTCTCGACTCGAACCAAAAGCTCGAAGAAGACCTGACCTTTGCCCGTTGCCGCATGGAAGAGCAGGCCGAAGAGCTCGACCGCACGCGGCGCGAAGCCCATACCGATGCCTTGTCGGGCGTGGCCAATCGCAAAGCCTTTGACGACAAGCTCAAGCTGCTCTTCGGTTATCATCGCCGCGACGGCATTGCCTTCGCCTTGATGTTGGCCGATCTCGACCGCTTCAAATGGATCAACGACACCTACGGGCACCAAGCGGGCGACCGCGTCATTGCACAGCTCGGTCGCTTGCTGTCCGAGCTGGTGCGCGAAGGCGACTTCGTGGCCCGCTTCGGCGGCGACGAGTTCGCCGTGCTGCTGCCACACTGCGATGCCGAGACGGCCCTCAAAGTCGCCGACCGCATCCGCCTGGCCGCGACCCGCGCCAACTTCGGCGTGAGCAGCGAACAGACCGCGGTGACCGTCAGCGTGGGAGTGGCCCTGGCGCGTCACGGCGACACGGCCGAATCGCTTTTCAAGCGGGCCGACGAAGCGCTCTACTCGTCCAAAAAAGGCGGTCGCAATCAGGTGCAATGCGAAAACCCATTCGCCGCCTCTTTAACCGTCTTGCCAGTCCCCGCAGACTCCCTCTCGACGCCGCAGCCCGTGTAA